The following are encoded together in the Xanthobacter autotrophicus Py2 genome:
- a CDS encoding modification methylase, HemK family (TIGRFAM: modification methylase, HemK family~PFAM: methyltransferase small~KEGG: nha:Nham_0469 modification methylase, HemK family), with the protein MAEALTIGTLRRQMAASLAAAGVETPDLDARLLLAQALGCAPGDLLLRADAPVPSEAEVTARAFTKRRAGGEPVARIRGRREFWSLDLHLSPDTLVPRPDTETLVEAALAALPDRTAPLSILDLGTGTGAILAALLVECPNATGIAVDRSEGAALTARANLARNGLAARAHVMVGDWGTALAGGFDLVVSNPPYITSSAMLDLPAEVRLHDPHLALEAGADGLLAYEAIAADLPRLVRRGGIAVLELGEGQEAAVAALVAAAGLEVAGPARRDLSGIPRALLARRG; encoded by the coding sequence GTGGCTGAAGCCCTGACCATCGGCACTCTGCGCCGGCAGATGGCGGCATCCCTCGCTGCGGCGGGCGTGGAGACGCCGGACCTCGACGCCCGCCTGCTGCTGGCGCAGGCGCTCGGCTGCGCGCCGGGCGATCTTCTCCTGCGCGCCGACGCGCCCGTCCCGTCCGAGGCGGAGGTGACGGCGCGCGCCTTCACGAAACGACGGGCGGGCGGCGAGCCGGTGGCGCGCATTCGCGGCCGGCGGGAGTTCTGGAGTCTCGACCTTCACCTCTCCCCGGACACCTTGGTGCCCCGCCCCGATACCGAGACCCTGGTGGAGGCGGCCCTCGCCGCGCTGCCCGACCGAACCGCACCCCTCTCCATCCTCGATCTGGGCACGGGCACGGGCGCGATCCTCGCCGCCTTGCTGGTGGAGTGTCCCAACGCCACCGGCATCGCCGTGGACCGCTCAGAGGGCGCGGCCTTGACCGCGCGCGCCAATCTCGCCCGCAACGGCCTCGCCGCGCGCGCCCATGTGATGGTCGGCGACTGGGGAACGGCGCTGGCCGGCGGCTTCGACCTCGTGGTCTCCAACCCGCCCTACATCACCTCTTCGGCCATGCTGGACCTGCCCGCCGAAGTCCGCCTGCACGACCCTCATCTCGCGTTGGAGGCCGGGGCGGACGGCCTCCTCGCCTATGAAGCCATCGCCGCCGACCTGCCGCGCCTCGTGCGCCGAGGCGGCATCGCCGTGCTGGAGCTGGGCGAGGGACAGGAAGCGGCCGTGGCGGCGCTGGTCGCGGCGGCGGGACTTGAGGTGGCAGGTCCGGCGCGGCGCGATCTTTCGGGCATCCCCAGGGCCCTCCTCGCCCGCCGCGGGTAG